In Oncorhynchus tshawytscha isolate Ot180627B linkage group LG01, Otsh_v2.0, whole genome shotgun sequence, the genomic stretch GGATTTTCGCTTGAGCCATGGTTAGTTAGTATAATGAACTCCCTCCAGATTCAATTCCAATGGACACTTTACGGTACACTACTAGATGGTCTCTGGAGTGCAATCTAGAGGCTTCTGTCTGACAGATAGCGCCCCAGAGTAAACATTTCCAAACATGGGCTGGAACGTCCCTTTCTGTTCTAACCAACCCCTCGGACAGGATTGAGGAGTACACTTCGGGAACGTTCAAGAAAATGGGATTATTTCTGCACTGCAGCCAGTAGAATGACCTGGGGGGGACATATGCATTTTAAAAAGTATTCCCTCGTTTTGTCGATCACAACGTACTTATCTCATAATCACGACATAACAAAAGTGGACATATTGATGATAGATTGACAGTATGGCTGAGGCGGCAGATCCCATGGTGGAACAGAGCAAATGTTTTTAGTGATTGCAACACTACGGGATTGTACTGTATATTTCATGCTAACATCATGCTTTCGTTTGTGTTTAGAGCTCATTATCTGTTTATAAATTATAAGCAAGCTAAATGTCCCTCACCGTGAGCAAAAAGCTATGGGGCATCAAAGCCCTTGTGGGGCATTTAATCCCAGAATGATGCCTCACAGGCTGTGTGTCACCCCCAAGACCACAGCCAGTTGCATGCAAGAAAAAACGCAGCTAACTTTATTAGTATTGTGAAAGAGCTAgctaactaaactcagcaaaaaaagaaacgtcctctcactgtcaactgcgtttattttcagcaaacttaacatgtgtaaatatttgtctgTAAATAAGATTtgacaactgagacataaactgaacaacttccacagacatgtggctaacaaattgaataatgtgtcccggaacaaagtggggggggggggtcaaaatcaaaagtaacagtcagtatctggtgtggccatcagctgcattaagtattgcagtgcatctcctcctcatggactgcaacagatttgccagttcttgctgtaagaggttaccccactcttccaccaaggcacctgcaagttcccggacatttctgggaggaatggccctagccttaccctccgatccaacaggtcccagacatgctcaatgggattgagatccgccctccacctccaaatcgatcccactccattGTACAaatctcggtgtaacgctcattccttcgacgataaacgccaATCCATCAGTGAAGAGcgctttttgccagtcctgtctggtccagcgacggtgggtttgtgcccataagcgACGTTGTTGcatgtgatgtctggtgaggacctgccttacaataggcctacaaaccctcagtccagcctctctcagcctattgcggacagtctgagcactgatcaagggattgtgcgttcctggtgttactcgagcagttgttgttgccgtcctgtacctgtcccagtaCAACcctgttcggatgtactgatcctgtgtaggtgttgttacacgtggtctgccactgcgaggacgatcagctgtccgtcctgtctccttgtagcgctgtcttaggcgtctcacagtacggacattgaaatgtattgccctggccacatcagcagtcctcatgcctctttgcatcatgcctaaggcacattcacgcagatgatcagggaccctgggcatctttcttttgctgtttttcagagtcagtagaaaggcctctttagtgtcataagttttcataactgtgaccttaattgcttactgtctgtaagctgttagtgtcttaacgaccgttccacaggtgcatgtacatgaattgtttatggttcattgaacaagcatgggaaacagggtttaaaccctttacaatgaagatctgtgaagtaatttggatttttacgaattatctttgaaagacagggtcctgaaaaagggatgatttttttgctgagtttagttagcTAGGTAGTcttgttagccagttagctagttCGTTATCTATGGTGGTTGTTAGCTTGCATAACtgatatacatacagttgaagtcggaagtttacatacactttggagtcattaaaacttgtttccactccacaaacttcttgttaacaaactatagtttttgcaagtcggttaggacatctactttgtgtatgacacaagtaatttttccaacaaattatttaacttataaatcactgtatcacaattccagtgggttagaagtttacatacactaagttgactgtgcctttaaacagcttgtaaaatttcAGAatattatatcatggctttagaagcttctgataggctaatttacataatttgagtcaattggaggtgtacctgtggatgtatttcaaggcctaccttgtatttcaaggcctatcccaaccttgaagcactagggtggcagcatcatgttgtgggggtgctttgttgcaggagggactggtgcatttcacaaaatagatgacatcatgaggatggaaaattatgaggatatattgaaacaacatctcaaaacatcagtcaggaagttaaagcttggtcacaaatgggtcttggagaagccatcacaaagccctgacctcaatcctatagaaaatttgtgggcggaactgaaaaagtgtgtgcgagcaaggaggccgacaaacctgactcagttacaccagctctgtcaggaggaatgggccaaaattcgcccaacatattgtgggaagcttgagcaaggctacccaaaacgtttgacctaagttaaacaatttaaaaggcaatgctaccaaatactaattgagtgtctgtaaacttctgacccactgggaatgtgatgaaagaaataaaagctgcaataaatcattctctctactattattctgacatttcacattcttaaaacaaattggtgatcctaactgacctaagacagggaatttttactaggattatatttcaaatttcaggaattgtgaaaaactgagtttaaatgtattttccatGGCATtaatcgtaagagtaggggtgttaaccctggttaTCTGTATCAAtttccaatctggccctcataccatcatggccacccaatcatccccagcttccaattggctcattcatcccccctcctctcccctgtaactattccccaggtcattgttgtaaatgagaatgtgttctcagtcaacttacctggtaaaataagggttaaattaaAAAAGACAGTCTGCCTGTCAGGTATCATACAGGGCTTAAATGCCCGCATTGTGAACAACGCAGTTGCAGGGCTCCTTGATGAACTGGTTATTGTGCATCTGAACAAATGTATGGATGATCTGTGGTATTTTTGATTATCTCATGATCTCGACAAAGAAAATATTGTTATGTTGTGATCATATGAAAATTATCTTGTGATCTCGACAAAACTTATGTTATGTAGTGTTCATGAGATAAATAAGTTGTGATCTCGACATAAGGAACAATTTTCTTATTCATATGTCCTCTCTGGTCTTCCATACAAAATAGAGGAGGGTTGTCTTACTTTTGTtttgctttggggagggttgGAGATGGAGGTCTTCACAGGTCCAACAGATCCAACATTTTGAGAGGGTCCGTGTACTATATTCATTCTTTTGTCTCGATCTGGGTGGGTCTGATATAATTGCCATAGTCTCGGGTATGTGCAATTAAAATTAATTTACTGACTGGACACGATTGGACCCTTAATTtgttttatcattattattattagtatataTCATTATTATAGGCCTATTTAAGAATCTAAACCAGTTCTTTAAATatacaaaaatatttttatttcatttaattgagACATTTTCAGTGGCGAAATTAAGTTTGTACTGTCTTTTTAATTTTGTGCTCCATACTTGGAGTGGCACAGTGGTatggggttcgatcccaggctgtgtcgtaGCGGGccatgactgggagacccatgaaaTGGTGCGCATTTGTCCCAGCTTTGTCCGGTttcggggagggtttggccgggtggGATGTCcatgtcccatcacgctctagtgACTCCATGTGGcgggcagtgcggcttggcttggCCGTGTTTctgaggacacatggctcttgaccttcagcTCTGCCGAGTCcgcacgggagttgcagcgatggaacaagactaactaccaattggaaatcatgaaaaaggggttaaaaaaaCAACTAAGACAGGTCTATAGGCGTCTtcctttatatttatttttaagacctacagtgccttcggaaagtattcagaccactttactttttccacattgttacgttacagcattatactaaaattgattaaatagttttttccccccatcaatctacacatcaatgacaaagcaaaaagagatgttgacatttttgctaataaaaaaaataaaaaacagatatcacatttacataagtacattCGGACCCTttagtattttgttgaagcacctttggcagtgattacagcattgagtcttcttgggtatgatgcttggcacacctgcatttagggagtttctccccttcttttctgcagatcctctcaagctctgtcaggttggatggggagcgttgctgcatagctattttcaggtctctccagagatgttagatcgggttcaagtacgggctctggctgggccactcaaggacattcagagacttgtcctgaagccactcctgcattgtcttggctgtgtgcttaaggtcattgtcctgttggaaggtgaaccttcgccccagtctgaggtcctgagcgctctggatcaggttttcatcaagattcTCTCTGTACTCAGTACTGtaatgtacttaagtaaaaaatactttaaagtactacttaagtagttttatgGGGTATCTGCACTTTACTACTTATATTGTtgatttacttttacttcactacattcctgaagaaaataaagtactttttactccatacattttccctgacacacaaaagtactcattacattttgacaggaaaatggtccaattcacacacttatcaagagaacatccctagtcatccctacagcctctgatctggcagactcactaaacacaaatgcttagtttgtaaatgatgtctgagtgttggagtgtgcccctggctcaccgtcaataaaaataaacaagacagttgtgctgtctggtttgaaattatttatactttcacAATTGATACTTCAGTACGTTTTATCAattccatttatttttgatacttaagtatatttaaaaccaaatacttttagacttttattcaagtatttGTCTGGGTGACTTTGATTTTtatgagtcattttctattaaggtatctttactcaagtatgataattgagtactttttccaccagtctgtactttgctcccttcatctttccctcgatcctaactagtctccctgccgctgaaaaacctccccacagcatgatgctgccaccaccatacttcaccctgggatggtaccaggttttctccagacgtgacgcttggcattcaggccaaagagatcaatcttgctttcatcagaccagagaatcttgtttctcatggtctgagcctttaggtgccttttggcaaactccaagcgggctgtcgtgccttttactgaggagttgcttccatctggccactctatcataaatgcctgattggcagagtgctgcagagatggtcatCTTTCTGTAAgtttcccccatctccacagaggaactctagagctctgtcagagtgaccattgggttcttggtcacctccctgaccaaggcccttccccccaattgctcaatttggccagttggccagctctaggaagagtcttgttggttccaaacttcttccatttaagaatgatggaggacacagtgttcttgggcacctttaatgctgcagagattttttggtacccttccccagatctgtgccttgacacaatcctgtcttggcgcTTATACAATTATTTTGACcctatggcttggtttttgctcaactgtgtgaccttatacagtgccttgcgaaagtattcggcccccttgaactttgcgaccttttgccacatttcaggcttcaaacataaagatataaaactgtatttttttgtgaagaatcaacaacaagtgggacacaatcatgaagtggaacgacatttattggatatttcaaacttttttaacaaatcgaaaactgaaaaattgggcgtgcaaaattattcagcccctttactttcagtgcagcaaactctctccagaagttcagtgaggatctctgaatgaaccaatgttgacctaaatgactaatgatgataaatacaatccacctgtgtgtaatcaagtctccgtataaatgcacctgcactgtgatagtctcagaggtccgttaaaagcgcagagagcatcatgaagaacaaggaacacaccaggcaggtccgagatactgttgtgaagaagtttaaagccggatttggatacaaaaagatttcccaagctttaaacatcccaaggagcactgtgtaagcgataatattgaaatggaaggagtatcagaccactgcaaatctaccaagacctggccgtccctctaaactttcagctcatacaaggagaagactgatcagagatgcagccaagaggcccatgatcactctggatgaactgcagagatctacagctgaggtgggagactctgtccataggacaacaatcagtcgtatattgcacaaatctggcctttatggaagagtggcaagaagaaagcaatttcttaaagatatccataaaacgtgtcgtttaaagtttgccacaagccacctgggagacacaccaaacatgtggaagaaggtgctctggtcagatgaaaccaaaattgaactttttggcaacaatgcaaaacgttatgtttggcgtaaaagcaacacagctcatcaccctgaacacaccatccccactgtcaaacatggtggtggcagcatcatggtttgggcctgcttttcttcagcagggacagggaagatggttaaaattgatggcaagatggatggagccaaatacaggaccattctggaagaaaacctgatggagtctgcaaaagacctgagactgggacggagatttgtcttccaacaaaacaatgatccaaaacataaagcaaaatctacaatggaatggttcaaaaataaacatatccaggtgttagaatggccaagtcaaagtccagacctgaatccaatcgagaatctgtggaaagaactgaaaactgctgttcacaaatgctctccatccaacctcactgagctcgagctgttttgcaaggaggaatgggaaaaaatttcagtctctcgatgtgcaaaactgatagagacataccccaagcgacttacagctgtaatcgcagcaaaaggtggtgctacaaagtattaacttaagggggctgaataattttgcacgcccaatttttcagtttttgatttgttaaaaaagtttgaaatatccaataaatgtcgttccacttcatgattgtgtcccacttgttgttgattcttcacaaaaaaatacagttttatatctttatgtttgaagcctgaaatgtggcaaaaggtcgcaaagttcaagggggccgaatacttccgcaaggcactgtatatacaggtgtgtgcctttccaaatcatgtccaatcaattgaatttaccacatgtggactacaatcaagttgttgaaacatctcaaagatgatcaatggaaacaggatgcacctgagctcaatttcgagtctgaaTAAttattcatttacatttttttattactttaacacatttgcaaaaaaaaaaaatgttttgctttgtcattatggggtattgtgtgtagattgtaaaaatctggaaaagtcaaggggtctgaatactttccgaaggcacagtaTATGCATGCAGTGCCCTGATGCATTTTGTGCTCAAATCAATGACCGCTGAACTTTGAGGTAGACAATTCTTGTTTTAGGAAAGTAAAAACCAATAAAACAATAGGCTAGTGTTGTCATGATACCAACATTTTACTAATGATACGATACCAGGCCAAGTATCACTATACAGAGTAGCGTCGCAAAAAAAATCAGATTGGCCGTTCGCCCCGTCCCCCGACACTTGTTCCCGTTTTCTAAATGTTATgcgcttaaaaatatatattaaatcaAAAAATGTTATGCGCTTCACATAAAACATGTCACTGATACACTTCCACTCAATACAACATATTGAATTTAACTTCGCGCTGTTCACTGTATAACACAATGAGCTAATTTGCTCATATTTGCAAAGGCTACCTGTGATATGAATATATacctaacaaaaatataaacgcaacatgtaaagtgttggtcccatgttacaggagctgaaataaaagattccagaaatgttcaatacgcacaaaaagcttatttctctaaaaggttgtgcacaaatgtgtttacattctAGTGAAGGAGCATATCGCCTTTGACAAGAATAATCACATTGTTTTTTTCAAGTGAATACTCAGCACAATAACCCTGTGATTTAAATGTTTCATTTcatttggatcagttgtgggtCTACTTTCCAGTTTGTAAGGTCTAGAAAGCCACAGTAGCAAGCATGCTTTATGTGTGGCataaatacaaccagtcacaatgtttGGCTCTGATTAGGCTACTTCTTCTCCAGTAGGCTAGCTACGCACGTTTGCCCAAAATATAATTTCAGCATCAGAACTGTGCAGAGGCTATTCGATGGAGATACATGTTACAAAATACAGAAAAGTGTAATGACATTAAGAAATTGTCAAGCCAAGCCTTCGATGCTGAGTAGACCTACAAGGTAAGGAGGATTGTAGGCCCATTTTCTGTTTGTTGAGATTGAGTCTTTCATTGTGTTGTTGAAAATGCAAACCCTGATATTAAAGCGACAAAGTCAGTTTGCTTCGCTTTTTGGTTGTGTGGTCCATTGGCACAGATACCGGTAAGTGGAAAATTTGTTGCATATATATAGCATCAAAATGTTGAACATCTGATTTCTACCTAGCTGATTATTGTCTGCAGACGGCTTTGATctgtaatgtaatgaaacaggcagcgAGTTAGCTCGTCAGTGGTGGTCGGCGAACCCTCCACCTCCTGGCCTGTTGCCATGCGTGgcatcgactgtgccacaaaagtATGCTACATTTTTTGGGAGGGAACCATCGCTAATTTATTTGACAATATCCAGACAGCCAATGATTGAAATTTTAACATCAAAGAGAGAAAATAATTAACATCtttattaaatcaaataaaaagctCTGAACATGTGATAAAGATGCATACATGGTACGCCTCAATCTTTATAGTTCACAAATAATGTTGTTACTACAGTTATTACTGTGTAATCACATCGGTCCAACCCTGTCTTGACGTGTTGTTGAAAGTAGCTGATATGTCACACATAAAACATAAAATGCCATAAACCAAATGAATGACAGGTTCCCAGAAAATAACATTCGCTGATCAGTATTCCAAAAGGCTTCTTTTGAGTGCTTCCTCCATCTCTGTGAAGATACGTTGGGAAGGAAGGGGAAACAGAAACAATATAAAATAATGTCAACTTCAATAAGACATGCTGCAGCACATTACTTGGTCAGTGTCTAGTGTTGTGACAATCTCAAAACCATCCAAAAAGTGTTCACACCGTTCTCTACAGCAACTACAAACCACCAACTATCTGAATGTCCCAGTGTGCATTTAATGTTACTATGATTTGATTAGACATACTCACACCAAGGTTATTCTTCAAGCATGTAATGCTGGTAAAAAAGAGAAGTATCATCTTGTTTTTATTTTGCTACACCTACATGGCCTGGGCAACAGCTTCAAAGCTGACAGACAGAACCTTTCTGGACATTCAAACAAGGCATCGTGCAAACGGTTAAAGCAAATGTAACTAATGAAAAGATCCTCAAATAAACAAAGGTAAGTAAAGGTGTTACACACCAATATCAAAGTCAATTGGCTCTCTTGCTTCTTCCACACTTAAAGCCAAGGCACACTTCATCTCCTCATCAGATTCACCTGAAACAAGGAAAATTGACAAAAAACAAGAGATTCTCTGTTTAAAAACACCAAAATTTCCAAGAAACCTTCTATAGCTATATAATGGCTACGGCAGATGTCATTTACCAAATCACTGAACAGATGGGAAGACAAGAAAATAATCATCACCTCCATGAGCTTCAGTGTCATCTCTGACCTCATCCAAGTTCATAGCAATGGCATGTTTCACATCTTCAAACTCCTCctctataaaataaaaatacagtaataaatcaaatcagttTTCTAAGAGCAGGAAGGTCAGTGCAGTGGAAATGAATCATGGAAGATAGTCCAAAGCAGACTTGCCATTCACTTCTGGTTTGATCTCCATAGCAACCAGTGTCTTGACAGCAGAGGAAGCTGCTGCCTTCCCCATACGACTCTCACCTCCATCCCTGGAGCTCGAGCAAGGCTCCAGAGGGCAGTGCTGGGAGTGGAAGTGGTTATGGAAACTGGGAACGTCCTTATGACTCTCCTGACAGGATCCACACACCACGTCAAAGGTATTCTCTAGCCCCAAGGCTTTGTGTTGAGTGTGGACATGAGTCTTTATCTGGGCAAAGGAGGACACCTGGACGTCGCATGGAACACACACGTAGCTGCATTTGTCTTCACTGGATAGCCTCTTCATGCATCGTGTGAAGGTAGCCTTCCTTTCATCTTTGTCCTTTTCTGATGACATGCATGGACACAGACATTCATgcctttcactggctgttgccaATGGACTGGAGTTGGAGTTTTCGGCCTCAATGGGTCTATCAACCTCAGGCTCATCCATGCGGTAGTAGTCCTTACTGTGAAGGCCCCTATAGTGCTCTTGGAACTCCCCCTCAGTGTCATACTCCATGCTGTCACAGAGCCCGCAGAAGTACCGCGTCACTATTTGGTTGCTGTGCTCGTTCACACAGTGCCTGCGTACTGTGGCCTCCTTGAAGTACTTCTGTGGGCAGTGGCCACAGGAAAATCTCTGGAAACTGTGGTTGCTCACGTCTCTGCAGTGCTTGTGCACAGCTCGCTCCGAGTTAAAGATGTCTTCACACATCCTGCAAATCCACCTCTCGTCCTGTTTGGGAAGAGGTGTGGGAGTTGTAGTTCTAGTCCTGATATCAGTGAGGGCGCTGGGTCTGCCACTGGTGGAGGGTTTGGCATAGGGAATGGGAGCAGGCTCCTCGTCCAATACCGCTCTCTCCCTGAAGTAAGTGTGTCCACTGTGGGCCTCTGACACATGCAAAAGGATGTCCTCGTGACGCGGCATGTCAACCTTGCACAGCCGGCAGTGAAAGAGGAAGTTTGAGAGGTGGGCACCGCCGTGAAAACGGCTCATGTGCAGGCGAGTGATGGACGACTCGCCCATATGCTTTCCACACACGCCACATTGATGGAAGATATGATTGGCAGCAAAAAGGTGTTTGCTGGCCATGGCCTCCTCTGAAAAGCGCTGGCCACACTCACAAAACCATGCCACTATCAAGCAACTCCTTGAGGGCTCAGCGCTGCCATTCAAAGCTCCCCCGCATCTCTGGCGCTTGGCTGGGGATCCAACAGAATcacctctctccttgtccctcttcTGAGAGGGGGTTACAGGACCTTTTGACTGTTTGGGCCGTGAAGTCGCTGCAGCCCTCTTGGCGTGTTGGATTTCATAGAAATTGCTGTAGAGCAGAATTGCCTTTTCCATGGTGCAGTTGACCTCACTATTGTGTTGACTCAATTCTTTATGCCTCTCAACATCACCTTGGTTGAGGAACAGTTTGCAACACACAGCGCACTGGCCCAGCACTTGTAGTTGTTTCATGACCTGCACCACTGTTTTCTCTGCCTCAGCCT encodes the following:
- the LOC112256813 gene encoding E3 SUMO-protein ligase ZNF451 isoform X3, whose protein sequence is MSSPIGANDDDDEDEVEFVSEAPLRPVLECIDLLSDGEDDGSLPTAETIEDEIDRQKAQVTSTLDRLARQVAVANKERVEKCKAFKEKQISQKAHGRQELAFSPNGNAYDAKHCVDMWLKMPGVKPGVINTGASWRRRQVPFPTSSSSTHTCPVINCGRVYDNVPLLEGHLKRFDHSPCDPTIYLKGNSTELFACVACGLNFETKEAWKVHQQSKLSFPDEDHDHTQTCQPIVCFACPACYLLFYIRDECLQHMSAKNHFSQSIVMSETKGTALPVPFPRYAKNRLIALCKEVSFGVRCTTCQKGLNSHMEAQAHFNVQCRQGAAKAEAEKTVVQVMKQLQVLGQCAVCCKLFLNQGDVERHKELSQHNSEVNCTMEKAILLYSNFYEIQHAKRAAATSRPKQSKGPVTPSQKRDKERGDSVGSPAKRQRCGGALNGSAEPSRSCLIVAWFCECGQRFSEEAMASKHLFAANHIFHQCGVCGKHMGESSITRLHMSRFHGGAHLSNFLFHCRLCKVDMPRHEDILLHVSEAHSGHTYFRERAVLDEEPAPIPYAKPSTSGRPSALTDIRTRTTTPTPLPKQDERWICRMCEDIFNSERAVHKHCRDVSNHSFQRFSCGHCPQKYFKEATVRRHCVNEHSNQIVTRYFCGLCDSMEYDTEGEFQEHYRGLHSKDYYRMDEPEVDRPIEAENSNSSPLATASERHECLCPCMSSEKDKDERKATFTRCMKRLSSEDKCSYVCVPCDVQVSSFAQIKTHVHTQHKALGLENTFDVVCGSCQESHKDVPSFHNHFHSQHCPLEPCSSSRDGGESRMGKAAASSAVKTLVAMEIKPEVNEEEFEDVKHAIAMNLDEVRDDTEAHGGESDEEMKCALALSVEEAREPIDFDIEMEEALKRSLLEY
- the LOC112256813 gene encoding E3 SUMO-protein ligase ZNF451 isoform X1 — protein: MRLQPRREPFIRTPYPRNTRRRSTISFARKRNFIKSMSSPIGANDDDDEDEVEFVSEAPLRPVLECIDLLSDGEDDGSLPTAETIEDEIDRQKAQVTSTLDRLARQVAVANKERVEKCKAFKEKQISQKAHGRQELAFSPNGNAYDAKHCVDMWLKMPGVKPGVINTGASWRRRQVPFPTSSSSTHTCPVINCGRVYDNVPLLEGHLKRFDHSPCDPTIYLKGNSTELFACVACGLNFETKEAWKVHQQSKLSFPDEDHDHTQTCQPIVCFACPACYLLFYIRDECLQHMSAKNHFSQSIVMSETKGTALPVPFPRYAKNRLIALCKEVSFGVRCTTCQKGLNSHMEAQAHFNVQCRQGAAKAEAEKTVVQVMKQLQVLGQCAVCCKLFLNQGDVERHKELSQHNSEVNCTMEKAILLYSNFYEIQHAKRAAATSRPKQSKGPVTPSQKRDKERGDSVGSPAKRQRCGGALNGSAEPSRSCLIVAWFCECGQRFSEEAMASKHLFAANHIFHQCGVCGKHMGESSITRLHMSRFHGGAHLSNFLFHCRLCKVDMPRHEDILLHVSEAHSGHTYFRERAVLDEEPAPIPYAKPSTSGRPSALTDIRTRTTTPTPLPKQDERWICRMCEDIFNSERAVHKHCRDVSNHSFQRFSCGHCPQKYFKEATVRRHCVNEHSNQIVTRYFCGLCDSMEYDTEGEFQEHYRGLHSKDYYRMDEPEVDRPIEAENSNSSPLATASERHECLCPCMSSEKDKDERKATFTRCMKRLSSEDKCSYVCVPCDVQVSSFAQIKTHVHTQHKALGLENTFDVVCGSCQESHKDVPSFHNHFHSQHCPLEPCSSSRDGGESRMGKAAASSAVKTLVAMEIKPEVNEEEFEDVKHAIAMNLDEVRDDTEAHGGESDEEMKCALALSVEEAREPIDFDIEMEEALKRSLLEY
- the LOC112256813 gene encoding E3 SUMO-protein ligase ZNF451 isoform X2; translation: MRLQPRREPFIRTPYPRNTRRRSTISFARKRNFIKSMSSPIGANDDDDEDEVEFVSEAPLRPVLECIDLLSDGEDDGSLPTAETIEDEIDRQKAQVTSTLDRLARQVAVANKERVEKCKAFKEKQISQKAHGRQELAFSPNGNAYDAKHCVDMWLKMPGVKPGVINTGASWRRRQVPFPTSSSSTHTCPVINCGRVYDNVPLLEGHLKRFDHSPCDPTIYLKGNSTELFACVACGLNFETKEAWKVHQQSKLSFPDEDHDHTQTCQPIVCFACPACYLLFYIRDECLQHMSAKNHFSQSIVMSETKGTALPVPFPRYAKNRLIALCKEVSFGVRCTTCQKGLNSHMEAQAHFNVQCRQGAAKAEAEKTVVQVMKQLQVLGQCAVCCKLFLNQGDVERHKELSQHNSEVNCTMEKAILLYSNFYEIQHAKRAAATSRPKQSKGPVTPSQKRDKERGDSVGSPAKRQRCGGALNGSAEPSRSCLIVAWFCECGQRFSEEAMASKHLFAANHIFHQCGVCGKHMGESSITRLHMSRFHGGAHLSNFLFHCRLCKVDMPRHEDILLHVSEAHSGHTYFRERAVLDEEPAPIPYAKPSTSGRPSALTDIRTRTTTPTPLPKQDERWICRMCEDIFNSERAVHKHCRDVSNHSFQRFSCGHCPQKYFKEATVRRHCVNEHSNQIVTRYFCGLCDSMEYDTEGEFQEHYRGLHSKDYYRMDEPEVDRPIEAENSNSSPLATASERHECLCPCMSSEKDKDERKATFTRCMKRLSSEDKCSYVCVPCDVQVSSFAQIKTHVHTQHKALGLENTFDVVCGSCQESHKDVPSFHNHFHSQHCPLEPCSSSRDGGESRMGKAAASSAVKTLVAMEIKPEVNEEEFEDVKHAIAMNLDEVRDDTEAHGGESDEEMKCALALSVEEAREPIDFDIALHA